Proteins found in one Acomys russatus chromosome 31, mAcoRus1.1, whole genome shotgun sequence genomic segment:
- the Cfd gene encoding complement factor D, which produces MKGQQVKGLAAKPEDTSLIPGIHLVKKKMIAASCLLTVAGAAHLILTIYPPSSAGQPRGRILGGREAPAHSRPYMASVQVNGTHVCGGTLLNEQWVLSAAHCMDGVMENETVQVLLGAHSLSKPEPSKRLYDVQRAVPHPGSRPDSIEDDLLLLKLSQNVSLGPYVQPLPLQSNDTEVEAGTLCEVAGWGVVSHAGRRPDALQVLRVPIMDRNTCNRRVHHDGAITQNMMCAESNRKDSCRGDSGGSLVCADVVEGIVTWGSRVCGNRMKPGVYTRVANYVDWIENTVQDFGGEPGVAGGEE; this is translated from the exons ATGAagggtcagcaggtaaaggggcttgcgGCCAAGCCTGAAGACACTAGTTTGATCCCCGGGATCCATttggtgaagaaaaaaatgatcgctgcaagttgtcttctgactgtgGCAG GCGCAGCCCACCTAATCCTTACAATCTACCCGCCTTCCTCAGCAGGGCAGCCCCGAGGCCGGATCCTGGGTGGCCGGGAGGCCCCAGCCCATTCTCGGCCCTACATGGCTTCGGTACAAGTGAACGGCACACACGTGTGCGGTGGCACGCTGCTGAACGAGCAGTGGGTGCTGAGCGCTGCACACTGCATGGATGGAGT GATGGAGAACGAGACTGTGCAGGTCCTCCTGGGTGCCCACTCCCTGTCGAAGCCTGAACCCTCCAAGCGGCTATATGATGTGCAAAGAGCAGTGCCTCACCCAGGCAGCCGGCCCGACAGCATTGAGGACGACCTCCTTCTCTTGAAG CTGTCCCAGAACGTCTCGCTGGGCCCCTACGTGCAGCCTCTACCCTTGCAAAGCAACGACACAGAGGTGGAAGCCGGCACGCTCTGCGAAGTGGCTGGCTGGGGCGTGGTCAGCCACGCGGGGCGCAGGCCGGATGCCCTGCAGGTTCTCAGAGTGCCAATCATGGACCGGAACACCTGCAATCGGCGCGTGCACCACGACGGGGCCATCACCCAGAACATGATGTGTGCCGAAAGCAACCGCAAGGACAGTTGCAGG GGAGACTCCGGCGGCTCTCTGGTGTGCGCCGACGTGGTGGAGGGTATAGTCACGTGGGGTTCTCGAGTCTGTGGCAACCGTATGAAGCCAGGAGTCTATACTCGCGTGGCAAACTACGTAGACTGGATCGAAAACACCGTTCAAGACTTTGGtggcgagccgggcgtg GCTGGGGGAGAGGAGTAG
- the Elane gene encoding neutrophil elastase yields the protein MALAGPFSWTLAPTLLALLLGGQALASEIVGGRPAQPHAWPFMASLQRRGGHFCGATLIARNFVMSAAHCVNGLNFRSVQVVLGAHDLRRRELSRQTFSVQRIFENGFDPSRLLNDIVVIQLNGSATINANVQVARLPAQGRGVGDRTPCLAMGWGRLGTNQPSPSVLQELNVTVVTNLCRRRVNVCTLVPRRQAGICFGDSGGPLVCDGLVQGIDSFIRGGCGSGIYPDAFAPVAEFADWINSILRSHGDRPRTHPRDPESRAD from the exons GCCAGGCGCTGGCCTCAGAGATTGTGGGTGGCCGGCCAGCCCAGCCCCACGCTTGGCCCTTCATGGCGTCCCTGCAGCGGCGTGGAGGTCACTTCTGTGGCGCTACACTCATCGCCAGGAACTTCGTCATGTCAGCAGCCCACTGTGTGAACGGCCT GAATTTCCGGTCAGTGCAGGTCGTGCTGGGAGCCCACGACCTGCGGCGACGGGAGCTCTCGCGACAGACCTTCTCCGTGCAGCGGATCTTCGAGAATGGCTTCGACCCCTCGCGTCTGCTGAACGACATTGTGGTCATCCAG CTCAATGGTTCGGCTACCATTAACGCCAACGTGCAGGTGGCCCGGCTGCCCGCCCAGGGCCGCGGCGTGGGGGACAGAACTCCGTGCCTGGCCATGGGCTGGGGCAGGCTGGGCACAAACCAGCCGTCGCCAAGCGTGCTCCAAGAGCTCAACGTGACAGTGGTGACCAACCTCTGCCGCCGCCGCGTGAACGTGTGCACGCTGGTGCCGCGCCGGCAAGCTGGCATCTGCTTC GGAGACTCTGGAGGACCCTTGGTCTGTGATGGTCTCGTCCAAGGCATTGATTCCTTCATCCGAGGAGGCTGTGGGTCTGGAATTTACCCAGATGCCTTTGCCCCTGTAGCTGAGTTTGCAGACTGGATCAATTCCATTCTCCGCAGCCATGGCGACCGCCCCCGCACCCATCCCAGAGACCCTGAGAGCAGAGCTGACTAG